Below is a window of Populus trichocarpa isolate Nisqually-1 chromosome 3, P.trichocarpa_v4.1, whole genome shotgun sequence DNA.
TTTGTATGCAAGCTCTTGGACAGAAGCTACGGATCTGTATGGACAACTACCTCTCCCCCCAGTGGACCCTTGTCACTAAGAATGTTATTCAGTGATGAAAATGGAGATGAGACATGGGTAGTTCCAGTCAACAACATACCTAATGACTGGAAAGCTGGAGAAACATATGATACAGGAGTACAAGTAAACTTATAAAGTCCTGGGAAGCAGATAAATCTATCCAAATAAGCCCGTTGCACTtcgtttatttattattttatcctttatttttgtaCACGGGTATAGGGTCTAAGAAACTCACGAAAGTAATCATTTTAATGTTGACTATAAAAATTCCTGGTATactaataaaatttgatttcttataaCTTTACTTTCCTCAACTTTAGCCAGAATGTCTGCTACTAGTCAACATCACTAATCCCAGTAATGGAAAAGACTGCACCTGTCCCTTTAGATattcttataaattaatatactttGGTGCATAGCAGAGTTACTAACGAATAAAGTTTCCAACTTCTATAAATTGATCACTGTTGGCACTTGAAGGGGAGAATGGGCAAAAATTCATACAAAAGTGAAGTTCAACATCTGACGGTTAACGCTTATTCCATCTAACAATTACTACATAGCTGTAcatatataaagagaaaatcagCTGATGTCAGCATCCTTACCTGATTGTACTAAATAGCTTGTCATTCTTTCATAATCAGAGAAAAACAGCATCAAGCAGCATCTTTGTATAAAATTCCACAGATAATGCAATCACACTGGAATGCTTGCAACAATGACATGGTGTCATGTTAGTATCGGAGACTTCATTTTGGTTATAGGATAAAAACAAAGTTGTAGATAAATATGACAAGAATTATGGTTCTCCTTTCATGATATCTCTTTACCTAATAATTTCAAAGTTTTGTAGCATGCACTTAAAATCTGTAAATCTCTATGCCACCTTCAGAATGCTCCCATATGTATCCTAGAAATTTGCAGGAGGGATAACCTTTTAAGTGGAGAGTTTACTCTCATGCAATCCATCTCTAACTGTTAGCAAAAGCAATTAAGTTCAGGTTATCTAAAACCAAATGTGTGTTCATTTgagctcaaaacaaacaaaatttcaaactaGAGATTCTGTCAGTGAGAGAACTAGCTTACAGCCTCCATTGCTAAGGTTAATATTATGTGTTCTTGCAGAAAGGAAGTCAGATTTGGCTAGAGTAACTCAATATATTACTGGTTTGCAGGAACTTTTGTGTTCCATTAACATGTAAAACAACCTTGTCATAATCCTGAATATTTCTGCTTCAAGTTTGGAAAggtacaaataaaaattttccaCAGCTTCCTTTAGTTTACATATGAACTGAAAGAAGCATGTAATAAAATTCATGCCCACTTTCTAAaacttgggggggggggggggggggggggggggattccAAGACAATCTCATGATTGTTTTACGTGCCACCCAAATGTTCATGCATAACTTGAAGGGGTGGACAACTTGAACCAAATCTAACTTCAACTGTGCTTCAGTCacttaataataacaacagCAACAAAGGCCTTTAAGTATAGGATAGTTTTCTCACTCATATAACTCCTCGAGTGGAAGTTGCATTCAGAATCAAATGAGGATACAACTTTAAAGCTGAATTAACCACTTCCCATGACAGATATAGATAATGAGTTGCATGGGAGATCAAGACTCCACTTATCTGTTAATTTGAAACTTCAGTTGACAGATACTATTGCCCCACTTTATGATATTGTTGATACTATCCTTTCTAATTCAAGTAATCTAAACCAAGTTAGATCTAAGCAGTTCTGGATCAAACTCAAATGTCTAACACCTCATATTGAACTAGACACAAGAATTGATACCAATTCGGTTTAAGGGCACCAATCACCAAACATTGTACAAATGTTTCACATTACAAAAGACTACTATTCACAAGAACAAAATTTTACCTTTAGCAAAATTTTATCTTACTCTCACAAAGTTGCTATGCAGAAGTTAAATACGTATTCTGATAAggggaaaatataaaaaacataaaacacccTTATAATGCTCCCACGATGTATAGGTCAACTACAAAAGTACACATTGACATGAATGGAGTAGAATAGCAGGACTATAAGATAATGAAACAACAAAGTATATTCAATGCTGAGTTTGTAACCAAAACCATAGATAAAGGCCAATGGCATAATACATTTCATGCAAAACAAATGTGCTATCAGCTTATCATGGATTTAGAGTTCAGGctggaaaacaaaagaaatcagTTTTAACACACCTCTTCAGCTACTAATCAGTGTGACCTTATCTTTACAAGTTGTAGCTGGATATGGTATCCTTAAACAGTTACAAGGTTCTTTCTCAGGGAAAATCAGTTGTTTGAACGAGTTAGCCCATCGCCTGGAGTCCACGTGCTTCCTGGGATTCACACTTGACATCCAAAGACTTCCTTATTTCCCATTGCAACAATTGTCATTTTGGCCATCTCCAATTGAAAAggtgtatttttaaaacttgcTAAACAGCATGGCTGAGTTTCAGGTCCTAATAGAATCTATATTAGACAATTTGATCTGAGCAGCCGCCTCACTCAACATTGAGTGCCTCCTTGAAGTGAAAACCATTTTTGAATTAAGAGTCTTATTCTTCAGAGTCATTCTCAAATTTTCTACATCATCCCACCTCCCTTCAGCGACATATGtgtttgataataacaaatatgGAACAACATGATTTGGAAATAACTTAATCAGTTGCTTGGCCAGGATCTCTCCAGGTTCTGAAATACAGTGGGCCCTACAAGCTGAAAGAAGATCTCCCCATAAAGTTGGCTCTACCTCTGTATGCGTCTTCCTTGTGAGATCTTCTGATGGTTCTTTCAAACCTGCCTGGCCAAGGAGATCAACCAGACAACCATAGTGCTCAGGCTTTGGTTGAATCCTATATTTTCTATGCATTAGATCAAAGTACCACCAACCATTCCAAACCATCCCTGAATGTGAGCATGCAGACAAAACACTCATAAAAGTAGCATCATTTGGCATAGGACCTCCCTTCTCCATCTCCCTGAACATTTCTAGCGCTTTGTCTCCATGTCCATGTATACCGTATCCAATGATCATAGAATTCCATGACACCACACTTTTTTCAGGCATCTTATCAAACACTTCTCTAGCCAAATCCATTGCCCCGCATTTTGCATACATGGTTAATAGAGCAGTTGAGAGTAGCATATCAGGCTTAATCCCATTATCCTTCATATAAGAATGAACCCATTTTCCTTGATCAAGCATTTTCAGTTCCGCACATGCAGTCAAGACACTTACAAGAGATGCTTCATCAGGCACAAAGTCCCCTCCAAccatcatgtcaaaaaatctcAAGCAATCACTATACTTCTTGCACCTTAGATAAAGAGCCAACATAACATTCCAAGAAACCACATTCCTCAAAGGCATCTCATCAAAAAACTTAGCTGCCATTGAAACATCTTTTATCCTTGCAAACCCATCAATCATGCAATTCCAAGACACAACATCTCTGGATGGCATTTTGTCAAACAATCCTCTAGCCGCCTCCATGTCTCCGACTCCCACATACCCAGAAATCATTGAATTCCAAGTGAAAATATCTCTCTCATACATTTCATCAAAGATCTCACGTGCAAGACCCAACTCTCCATTCTTCACATAACCATCAATCATCGAATTCCAACTCACCAAATCCAACACAAACCCATTATCAAACACCATCCTCGCATCCGAAGTCCTCCCACAAACAGAGTAAAAACGTATAAAAGAATTCCTCACAAACAAATCCAACTCAAACCCAAATTTCACTACTAAAGCATGAACCTTTTGACCTTCTCTCAAAGACCCAATATCAGCACAAACCTTAGCAACAAGAGGAAATGTGTAATGATTAGGCAAAACCCACTTAGCAatcattttttcataataaaatctCAAAGCACCAAAAGGATCATTCACATTCACAAAACTTCTCATTATAGTATTACACATAAAAGCATCAGGTTCTTCAATGTGATTATACAGAGAAACGCAATGAGAAACTGAATTTAAACAAGCACAGAGCTTCTTGATGTAACGACTCGCGGCGAAAGGGTGTTGGAAAAGGCCCAAGACTGTAAGTTGGGTGTGGATTTGattgaattgtttgatgttaGTACATGATTGTTCCAGTTTTTGCAAGATGGGGTGATTAAGATCTAATGTGGGTGCATTTGAGCTGTTGCTAATCGTTTGTGTGATTTGTTGGGGCGTTGGGTCATTAGGAAAGAGTTTTGGAGGGGTTTTAGAGAGGTTTTTCTTGGATTTGAGGAATTTGTTCAAAGAAAGGGAGTGTTTGTAGTATTTGTGGTTTATAGTCATTTTCTTTGTATTATGGCGGGAAGGGAAAGGGCTCTGAGGTATGGGTCGGGTGGGGAGTCCCAAGTCTCGACTGCATATTAGCGTCTATGCTTGGGGTGTGGCCATGTAGGTCTAGATGTGCAGTAGCAATAAAgagattcttttcttcttctttttcatgagagtttttggtgttttggttttgtgttttcattttcatttttttttccttatggtttCCTTCACCGATTCGATGCAAGACAGTCTATTTGTTTGTGTGGTAGTAAAGAAAATCATgagaaatttaagtttttacaATTTGGTTTGAGATGAAAAATCATGATGAATCAATGGTCAAGGAGTGAAAACTCCTCTTAGCCGTTATTAAGACTACACTTTTTTTCAATGAACTTTTACTTTATTAGCATTACTATTCTCTTATTTCAAGAGAGAGGTATGATCTAACTTCgcttttataataaattagacTTGGTGCTCATGTTTTATCTTGTGGctggattatatttttatataaaaaaatatttaagtattgAAATggggtttaaaaaataaacaaaaaatgatgACAAAATATATTACAGTTAAGACaacattctttattttttaataatacagtCATCCGTGAtggaaaaagaagataaaataaaataaaattatacgataaaaacctatttttaactACCGAGAGCCGCAACATACGTcgttcaaacttcaaagtgcATGGCAACCCCAACATGCCAAAAGTTTTTTCAGatttaagaatattatttaaatggtAAATTACATTATCATCATCGATCAAACctataattaacaaaacaaaaaatcgaGGCTAAAAGATTCTAATACCCCTTACCCCAATTACTTATGTTTCTTGTATTCAAAGACGCATGTGtaatttgattgtttattaaaaaatatgaaaaatattgaaatacacCTACCCTATTGTGTTGTGTTGATTCTTTTATCTTCGGgagtatttttgttattttattataattaaaaatattaaatagatgAAAATATCCTCAATCAAATCTATAATAACTAATAAGTtgtgtgaaaatacaaaaacatcctTAACTCCAAggcaagtctttttttttttgaaagatcatAGACGTCACTTGATTATTGTAGTGAATAGAGGATTGTCTTTATAGCTACAAGAAAAAACCattcctttttaaatttttttttatcagtttcattattattatcattattattactagTATTTGTATCATCAATACTACTATTGctcatattattattagtattgccattattattgttatcattaccattattattagcATTATCACCACcatcattgttattataatCAACACCaccactactactattattgtGTCTTctccttgataaaaaaaaatttattattcgactatatgcatatttttttgtcttggtATTGACACACACTATCTGGATCCTATTCATAAATAGCTACGCTGGTCACCATATATTCTTTTGAGGACCATTCCTATTATATTCATATTACCTATCTTATATATTCCTATTGTATTCGATTAATAGACTACATCtaatacatataatttatataatatttttatatgtttgatttattttattttattttatttgaacaaaatctaaatttatattcatttagaatttattaaaaatatattttagaatttcttagaatttattattctaaattataatttagaatgatttgttgttgttgttgttgttgagataaaaaaaaattgatttgaaagataaaattaaagaccataaaaactttgaaaaaagaacaaaggaaaaaaaatacgaaatcataagaaaagggaccaaattgaaattagtattattcttattgaaaaaaaaataaaaaacctgatatgagggataaaattgaaaaccataaaaactttgacaaaaagagtaaagaaaaaaaaaagaatcaaaagtagaaagatcaaattgaaaaacattacatatacaaattagaattgaataattaaattgaaaacaaaaaaaaagacagataaaaaatcaaaactaaaaagactaAATCCGAAACACCAACAATAATAAGGATCGGAGTTGATTTTCTAGGgtagaaaagagaaattaagagtaaaaaaagaaaaggtcgcTGACAACAAACCGACTATCTTTAGATGCCATGttccaccaataaaaaaagagaatatgaAGAAGAATCAGAAGAGACGTTCCACCACCGGGAGATGCCGCACACGTCACCCAAAGTGCGTGGCATCTCCCACGAGCTAGCACGCTCTAGCaacttttatcatttaaaaattataaattaaatggtaAATTACGTTACTACCTCAACAAAaccaataattacaaaaacaaaaaaaaaaccaagataaaaTGACATCAATACCCTATTTCAAtggcttattttttttgtccctaAGGTCATATACGTAGTctatattctaaaaaaagatAGCAACACCTCTGCCTTACAgtgttagttttttattattattattccaatggtattttagttcttttactattcataaatatattgaataaacaaaaacaccccaaataaattcataatgaCTAAGGaaccatacaaaaaaataaaaatacccctGGTTTAAAGgcaatcaatttttcttgtgagGGACAAAAAAAGTCATTACACTATAGTggttaatagaaaaatatgagagagctaaaatgtttttgctttctgatttagtttttttgttattttatttttcaatatcatagttgttgttgttatatacTACAAGGTCTTGGCATTTTCTTGTAGTAATGAATAGTAAAAGAGCAAGGTATTTTTCACTTTGGcccttaaaattttttaggatcttttttttttcaagcttagtttttttttttcaatttcaccaccCAACATTGGGTTTGTtggttattgaattttataagttttgtttatttattttatatgaaattatcttATTCTCCTTACCaaagtttggcaggttaacccaagttgactcaagttattttttttaaaatttaatccttcaatattaggttgaccgggaattgagcttcatattttttattattttctttctatatggtTATCATAGTTTTATGACCCATGTCGTAGGTCAGGCTggttgacttaatttttttccttttatttattgatttttttttcaattgcatcctttaatattgggttaattgaaaacttagtttcataatttattttatttattttttaaagttatccTGCTCTCATAACCTGAGTTAAAGGTTTGATCGGTTGATTTGagtggttttttatgttttttttttattgattttttaaaaaattttatcatgtaacattggattgattaagaattgagctttataatttgttttgatttgttttttatgaagttatcctggtctcatgactAAGGTTTGATAGGTTTACCTgggtattaaattaattaagaattgagtttaatattatttatttatttattttcaatagagttattaagataataaatttttgttttataaaatatgctattaaaagatatgttttagtataaaaagataaattaatacgAAAATAGgagttttactttaaaaatatttttttcatgtcttaTATCAACATcttatagtcttttttttttttttcaatcttgtcattttttttatacttgattttgcaagcatctatttttttattatataattcagtaaaaaataatttttttaaaaaaaaaacattaatctctGGCCAAAATCATTTCTGGACAACTCCCATATAGTTTAAATTACAacttaaactaaacaaataatcATGCCTTAACTCTcatagtttaaattaaaactcaaactaaacaaaaattcatgTCTTGGAAGGTTTCAATATTAACTTGTTAAAGCAGATTAAATAACAATACAAAAGAGTTCTTGGAAGCCtagatgttttttacatatttttttttagttcaaccCCGCATTGTAGAGCGGCTAGTAAACTAGtctcattatataaaaatttaaggggctattttaaaaatttatgggatataattgaataatttacaTAATTATGGGGATCAGAATAAACTTCGGGAGGACGGGTCGTGGGCTCCTCCCGCCCTTATGCAGCGCCCCTGCGTCAAAGCCACAATTGATCACTGAACGCTGAGCACTGCTGAAGGTCTGAGGACCTAATTCAACTACAACTCAGTTCATGACCACCAAACACAACATGCTTTATCTTTCCGAGTGTGGACAGAGATGGAAAGCACCCTCGCGCTTTTCAAACTCTTGAGATTAGAGAACACGAACCTTCACATAGATACTGCAAAAAGATGGTGGTTGGTTGATCTCCTTGCATCATTTGTTGAAAATCGAATACACTGCAAATATCAGACATAATTTCTCCGCAGGATTTAACCAGAAAGATCCATTACATTTTGAACTCGGAGAAGATATTAGAGAAAGGCACAGGCAACATAATAGTTAAACTCGTAACATA
It encodes the following:
- the LOC18096926 gene encoding putative pentatricopeptide repeat-containing protein At5g37570 → MTINHKYYKHSLSLNKFLKSKKNLSKTPPKLFPNDPTPQQITQTISNSSNAPTLDLNHPILQKLEQSCTNIKQFNQIHTQLTVLGLFQHPFAASRYIKKLCACLNSVSHCVSLYNHIEEPDAFMCNTIMRSFVNVNDPFGALRFYYEKMIAKWVLPNHYTFPLVAKVCADIGSLREGQKVHALVVKFGFELDLFVRNSFIRFYSVCGRTSDARMVFDNGFVLDLVSWNSMIDGYVKNGELGLAREIFDEMYERDIFTWNSMISGYVGVGDMEAARGLFDKMPSRDVVSWNCMIDGFARIKDVSMAAKFFDEMPLRNVVSWNVMLALYLRCKKYSDCLRFFDMMVGGDFVPDEASLVSVLTACAELKMLDQGKWVHSYMKDNGIKPDMLLSTALLTMYAKCGAMDLAREVFDKMPEKSVVSWNSMIIGYGIHGHGDKALEMFREMEKGGPMPNDATFMSVLSACSHSGMVWNGWWYFDLMHRKYRIQPKPEHYGCLVDLLGQAGLKEPSEDLTRKTHTEVEPTLWGDLLSACRAHCISEPGEILAKQLIKLFPNHVVPYLLLSNTYVAEGRWDDVENLRMTLKNKTLNSKMVFTSRRHSMLSEAAAQIKLSNIDSIRT